In the Variovorax sp. S12S4 genome, one interval contains:
- a CDS encoding DUF2242 domain-containing protein, with translation MTTMHPNFSSSVFSALRFKVLALGLLSALVLAGCGSSSSRRVSYETEEFDSTTTHTRTYAATEAQTCEAARRALLSQGYMINAANTDLVTGRKSFQPAAEVHVEVEFRVVCAREGGKSGKRSTVAFATALQDRYGIKKVNNSASLGVGAIGSLSLPFAGSDDAMVKVASETLTDELFYDRFFALLDRFLEGQGGEEPEAPSVAPEAPRPAAPLNPGAPATTFPVKPVPSPG, from the coding sequence ATGACGACCATGCACCCCAATTTCTCTTCTTCTGTCTTTTCTGCTCTTCGTTTCAAGGTTCTCGCGCTCGGGCTGCTGTCCGCCCTGGTGCTTGCCGGTTGCGGCAGCAGCAGCTCGCGCCGCGTTTCCTACGAGACCGAGGAGTTCGACTCCACCACCACCCACACGCGCACCTACGCCGCCACCGAAGCCCAGACCTGCGAGGCCGCGCGCCGCGCGCTGCTGAGCCAGGGCTACATGATCAACGCGGCCAACACCGACCTGGTGACGGGCCGCAAGAGCTTCCAGCCGGCGGCCGAGGTGCATGTGGAAGTGGAGTTTCGCGTGGTGTGCGCACGCGAAGGCGGCAAGTCCGGCAAGCGCAGCACCGTGGCCTTTGCCACCGCGCTGCAAGACCGCTACGGCATCAAGAAGGTCAACAACTCGGCCAGCCTGGGCGTGGGCGCCATCGGCTCGCTCTCGCTGCCTTTTGCCGGCAGCGACGACGCCATGGTCAAGGTGGCGAGCGAAACGCTCACCGACGAGCTGTTCTACGACCGGTTCTTCGCGCTGCTCGACCGCTTTCTCGAAGGCCAGGGCGGAGAAGAACCCGAGGCGCCCAGCGTGGCGCCCGAGGCGCCGCGCCCGGCCGCGCCGCTGAACCCGGGAGCGCCCGCCACCACCTTTCCGGTGAAGCCGGTGCCCAGCCCGGGCTGA
- the rocF gene encoding arginase: MSNDNGITLELIGAPTDIGASVRGAGMGPDALRVAGLPEALARQGFAVLDRGNLAGPATPWTAPANGLRHLDEVIAWNRSVYAAVDTALGLGHVPLMMGGDHCLAIGSISAVAWHARKRGKKLRVLWLDAHSDVNTETTSPSGNLHGMPVSCLLGHGPAVLTGWSGERAALEHDAIRFIGIRSVDADEKEAIRTLGLNVFDMRHIDEHGMRTTMTEALQDVDEDTHLHVSFDLDCLDPNIAPGVGTGVRGGPTYREMQLCMEMIADTGRLGSLDVVELNPALDVRNQTAEVAVELIESLFGKSTLVR, translated from the coding sequence ATGAGCAATGACAACGGCATCACCCTCGAACTGATCGGCGCACCCACCGACATCGGCGCCAGCGTGCGCGGCGCCGGCATGGGGCCCGACGCCCTGCGCGTGGCCGGCCTGCCGGAGGCGCTGGCGCGGCAGGGCTTTGCGGTGCTCGACCGCGGCAACCTCGCGGGCCCGGCCACACCGTGGACCGCCCCTGCCAACGGCCTGCGCCACCTGGACGAAGTGATTGCGTGGAACCGCTCGGTCTATGCCGCGGTCGACACGGCACTGGGCCTCGGCCATGTGCCGCTCATGATGGGCGGCGACCATTGCCTGGCCATCGGCTCCATCAGCGCCGTGGCCTGGCATGCGCGCAAACGCGGCAAGAAGCTGCGCGTGCTGTGGCTGGACGCGCACTCCGACGTGAACACCGAAACCACCAGCCCGAGCGGCAACCTGCACGGCATGCCGGTGTCGTGCCTGCTGGGCCACGGGCCCGCGGTGCTCACCGGCTGGAGCGGCGAGCGCGCGGCGCTGGAGCACGACGCCATCCGCTTCATCGGCATCCGCAGCGTCGATGCGGACGAGAAGGAGGCCATTCGCACGCTGGGGCTCAACGTGTTCGACATGCGCCACATCGACGAGCACGGCATGCGCACCACCATGACCGAGGCGCTGCAGGACGTGGACGAAGACACCCACCTGCACGTGAGCTTCGACCTCGACTGCCTCGACCCGAACATCGCGCCCGGCGTGGGTACCGGCGTGCGCGGCGGCCCCACCTACCGCGAGATGCAGCTGTGCATGGAGATGATTGCCGACACCGGCCGACTCGGCTCGCTCGACGTGGTGGAGCTCAACCCCGCGCTCGATGTGCGCAACCAGACCGCCGAGGTGGCGGTGGAGCTGATCGAGAGCCTGTTCGGAAAGTCGACGCTGGTGCGCTGA
- a CDS encoding type IV pilus twitching motility protein PilT → MDITQLLAFSVKNKASDLHLSAGLPPMIRVHGDVRRINVDALDHKAVHAMVYDIMSDTHRKHYEEFLEVDFSFEIDGLARFRVNAFNQARGAAAVFRTIPSKILTLEQLNAPKIFAELALKPRGLVLVTGPTGSGKSTTLAAMVNYLNENEYGHILTVEDPIEFVHESKKCLINQREVGPMTLSFSNALRSALREDPDAILVGELRDLETIRLAMTAAETGHLVFGTLHTSSAAKTIDRIIDVFPGEEKEMIRAMLSESLQAVISQTLCKTKDGQGRVAAHEIMLGTPAIRNLIREAKVAQMYSAIQTGQGSGMQTLDQNLTDLVRRNAISAAEARGKAKIPENFPG, encoded by the coding sequence GTGGACATTACCCAACTGCTGGCATTCAGCGTCAAGAACAAAGCATCCGACCTGCATTTGTCGGCCGGCCTGCCGCCCATGATTCGCGTCCATGGCGACGTGCGGCGCATCAACGTCGATGCGCTCGACCACAAGGCGGTGCACGCCATGGTGTACGACATCATGAGCGACACCCACCGCAAGCACTACGAAGAGTTTCTGGAGGTCGACTTCTCGTTCGAGATCGACGGCCTGGCGCGCTTTCGCGTGAACGCATTCAACCAGGCACGCGGCGCGGCCGCCGTGTTCCGGACCATTCCTTCGAAGATCCTGACGCTGGAGCAGCTCAACGCGCCCAAGATTTTCGCGGAACTGGCGCTCAAGCCGCGCGGCCTGGTGCTGGTGACCGGCCCCACGGGCTCGGGCAAGTCGACCACGCTGGCCGCCATGGTCAATTACCTGAACGAAAACGAGTACGGACACATCCTCACGGTGGAAGACCCGATCGAATTCGTGCACGAGTCGAAGAAGTGCCTGATCAACCAGCGCGAAGTGGGGCCAATGACGCTGTCGTTCTCGAACGCGCTGCGCTCTGCCCTGCGTGAAGACCCGGACGCCATCTTGGTGGGCGAGCTGCGCGACCTGGAAACCATTCGCCTGGCGATGACCGCGGCCGAAACGGGCCACCTGGTGTTCGGCACGCTGCACACCTCGTCGGCCGCCAAGACCATCGACCGGATCATCGACGTGTTCCCGGGCGAAGAAAAGGAAATGATCCGCGCCATGCTGTCGGAGTCGCTGCAGGCCGTGATCTCGCAAACGCTGTGCAAGACCAAGGACGGCCAGGGCCGCGTGGCGGCGCACGAGATCATGCTGGGCACGCCGGCCATCCGCAATTTGATTCGCGAAGCCAAGGTGGCGCAGATGTATTCGGCCATCCAGACCGGCCAGGGCTCGGGCATGCAGACGCTGGACCAGAACCTGACCGACCTCGTGCGCCGCAATGCCATTTCGGCGGCGGAAGCACGCGGCAAGGCCAAGATCCCAGAAAATTTCCCTGGCTGA
- a CDS encoding Lrp/AsnC ligand binding domain-containing protein, with amino-acid sequence MPDLDLDRIDLRLLKILQEDGRITNLKLAEAVALSPTAVLARVQRLTREGFIQGYEARLDPHKLGRGLTVFVEILLDRTTPNVFDQFKAAVHARDEIMECHMVAGGFDYLLKTRMADMAAYRDFAGTVLWQLPGVRETRTYAVMEEVKSSARLPLAL; translated from the coding sequence ATGCCCGACCTGGACCTGGACCGCATCGATCTCCGGCTACTGAAGATTCTTCAGGAAGACGGCCGCATCACCAACCTCAAGTTGGCCGAGGCGGTGGCGCTCTCGCCCACCGCGGTGCTGGCGCGGGTGCAGCGGCTCACGCGCGAGGGCTTCATCCAGGGTTACGAGGCGCGGCTCGATCCGCACAAGCTCGGGCGGGGCCTTACGGTGTTCGTGGAAATTCTGCTCGACCGCACCACCCCCAACGTGTTCGACCAGTTCAAGGCCGCCGTTCACGCGCGCGACGAAATCATGGAATGCCACATGGTTGCGGGCGGTTTCGACTACCTGCTCAAGACCCGCATGGCCGACATGGCGGCGTACCGCGACTTTGCCGGCACGGTGCTGTGGCAACTGCCCGGCGTGCGAGAGACGCGCACCTACGCGGTGATGGAAGAAGTGAAGAGCAGCGCGCGGCTGCCGCTCGCGCTGTAG
- a CDS encoding nucleoside/nucleotide kinase family protein, protein MSTTPEQQLPSIPADGLARLQALMAGGQRKLLGLVGAPGAGKSTLASALLRAAGADRAQVVPMDGFHLANVELQRLGRAGRKGAPDTFDSAGYVALLQRLRGQGPGDPIVYAPEFRREIEEPIAGAIAVLPETQLVITEGNYLLHDAGPWAGAASMLDEVWYVDIDDAVREERLLKRHQQFGRSSEAARDWVAATDAPNARLIAATRGRAHFVLHWS, encoded by the coding sequence ATGAGCACCACCCCCGAGCAACAACTCCCCTCGATTCCCGCAGACGGCCTGGCCCGCCTGCAGGCCCTGATGGCCGGCGGCCAGCGCAAGCTGCTCGGCCTCGTCGGCGCGCCCGGCGCGGGCAAGTCCACGCTTGCATCGGCGTTGCTCCGGGCTGCAGGCGCAGACCGCGCGCAGGTCGTGCCGATGGACGGTTTTCACCTGGCCAATGTCGAGCTGCAACGGCTCGGCCGCGCCGGGCGCAAGGGCGCCCCCGACACCTTCGACAGCGCCGGCTACGTCGCGCTGCTGCAGCGGCTGCGCGGGCAGGGGCCGGGCGATCCCATCGTGTACGCGCCCGAATTCCGCCGCGAGATCGAGGAGCCGATTGCCGGCGCCATCGCGGTGCTGCCAGAGACCCAGCTGGTCATCACCGAGGGCAACTACCTGCTGCACGATGCCGGGCCCTGGGCGGGCGCCGCGAGCATGCTCGACGAGGTCTGGTATGTGGACATCGACGATGCGGTGCGTGAAGAGCGCCTGCTGAAGCGCCACCAGCAGTTCGGCCGCAGCTCCGAGGCCGCGCGCGACTGGGTGGCCGCCACCGATGCGCCGAATGCGCGGCTCATTGCCGCAACGCGCGGGCGCGCGCACTTCGTGCTGCACTGGTCCTGA
- a CDS encoding prolyl oligopeptidase family serine peptidase: protein MTSTSSSMQTDEFLWLEDIDGAEQLDWARQHNAKTVQRYAQSPAFERLEKGILEVLDSDDRIPMVRKIGPLFYNFWRDKKNPKGLWRRTTLAEYRKPQPAWETVIDLDALAEADKENWVWHGAQCLQPEYKRCLVSLSRGGADANVVREFDLELKQFVEGGFTLPEAKSNVAWKDIDHLYVATDFGPGSMTSSSYPRIVKEWKRGTPLESALTVYEGGADDMTVSAWRDTTPGFERDFVSRQMDFYDSETWLRHADGRLVKIDVPDDSNADITREWMLVEPRSPWTVGGTTYKPGSLLAAKFDDYMAGKRELTVLFEPNDTTALDDHSWTRNHLILNVMHDVVNKLEVLTPLAGEWNRESLGGAPELSTIAAGGIDEDENDDYFLTVSGFLQPTTLYMGTIGKGEPEPLKDSPGFFDASRYRVSQHFATSKDGTRVPYFEIAPKNLQANGKNPTLQYAYGGFEISLQPSYSGAIGRAWLEQGGVYVVANIRGGGEYGPRWHQAALQENRLRTCEDFAAVSEHLVARNITSPRHLGAMGGSNGGLLMGNMLTLYPQLYGAIVSEVALLDMKRYTHLSAGASWIAEYGDPDQPEEWAWIKAFSPYENAKKGQPYPPALFTTSNRDDRVGPVHARKMYAKLAAMGYDASFYENMEGGHSAATDNKESAFMDALGYAYLWKHIGPST, encoded by the coding sequence ATGACCTCAACTTCTTCTTCCATGCAGACCGACGAGTTCCTGTGGCTCGAAGACATCGACGGAGCCGAACAGCTCGACTGGGCCCGGCAGCACAACGCGAAGACGGTGCAGCGCTACGCGCAGTCGCCCGCCTTCGAGCGGCTGGAGAAAGGCATTCTCGAAGTGCTCGATTCGGACGACCGAATTCCGATGGTGCGCAAGATCGGCCCGCTGTTCTACAACTTCTGGCGCGACAAGAAGAACCCCAAGGGCCTGTGGCGCCGCACCACGCTGGCCGAATACCGCAAGCCACAGCCCGCCTGGGAGACCGTGATCGACCTCGACGCGCTGGCCGAAGCCGACAAGGAGAACTGGGTGTGGCACGGCGCGCAGTGCCTGCAGCCCGAATACAAGCGCTGCCTGGTTTCGCTCTCGCGCGGCGGTGCCGACGCCAACGTGGTGCGCGAGTTCGACTTGGAGCTCAAGCAGTTCGTCGAGGGCGGCTTCACGCTGCCCGAGGCCAAGAGCAACGTGGCTTGGAAGGACATCGACCACCTCTACGTGGCCACCGACTTCGGCCCGGGCTCGATGACCAGCTCGAGCTATCCGCGAATCGTGAAGGAATGGAAGCGCGGCACGCCGCTGGAGAGCGCATTGACCGTGTACGAAGGCGGCGCCGACGACATGACCGTGAGCGCCTGGCGCGACACCACGCCAGGCTTCGAGCGCGACTTCGTCTCGCGCCAGATGGACTTCTACGACAGCGAAACCTGGTTGCGCCATGCCGACGGCCGGCTCGTGAAGATCGACGTGCCCGACGATTCCAACGCCGACATCACCCGCGAGTGGATGCTGGTCGAGCCGCGCAGCCCCTGGACCGTGGGCGGCACCACCTACAAGCCGGGCTCGCTGCTGGCCGCGAAGTTCGACGACTACATGGCGGGCAAGCGCGAGCTCACCGTGCTGTTCGAGCCCAATGACACCACCGCGCTCGACGACCATTCGTGGACCCGCAACCACCTGATTCTCAATGTGATGCACGACGTGGTGAACAAGCTCGAAGTGCTCACCCCGCTGGCCGGTGAATGGAACCGCGAGAGCCTTGGCGGCGCGCCCGAGCTTTCGACCATTGCGGCCGGTGGCATCGACGAAGACGAGAACGACGACTATTTTCTGACCGTGAGCGGCTTCCTGCAGCCGACCACGCTGTACATGGGCACCATCGGCAAAGGCGAGCCCGAGCCGCTGAAAGACAGCCCCGGCTTCTTCGACGCCTCGCGCTACCGCGTGAGCCAACACTTCGCCACGTCGAAGGACGGCACGCGCGTGCCGTATTTCGAAATCGCGCCGAAGAACCTGCAGGCCAACGGCAAGAACCCCACTCTGCAATACGCCTACGGCGGCTTCGAGATATCGCTGCAGCCGAGCTACAGCGGCGCCATCGGCCGCGCATGGCTCGAGCAGGGCGGCGTGTACGTGGTTGCCAACATCCGCGGCGGCGGCGAGTACGGCCCGCGCTGGCACCAGGCCGCATTGCAAGAGAACCGCCTGCGCACCTGTGAAGACTTCGCGGCCGTTTCAGAGCACCTCGTCGCGCGCAACATCACCTCGCCGCGGCACCTGGGCGCGATGGGCGGCAGCAACGGCGGCCTGCTGATGGGCAACATGCTCACGCTGTACCCGCAGCTCTACGGCGCCATCGTGAGCGAGGTGGCGCTGCTCGACATGAAGCGCTACACGCACCTGTCGGCCGGTGCCTCGTGGATTGCCGAATACGGCGACCCCGACCAGCCGGAAGAATGGGCGTGGATCAAGGCCTTCTCGCCGTATGAGAACGCGAAGAAGGGCCAGCCCTACCCGCCCGCGCTCTTCACCACATCGAACCGCGACGACCGCGTGGGACCGGTGCATGCGCGCAAGATGTACGCAAAGCTGGCCGCCATGGGCTACGACGCCAGCTTCTACGAGAACATGGAAGGCGGCCACAGCGCGGCAACGGACAACAAGGAGTCCGCCTTCATGGACGCCTTGGGCTACGCCTACCTGTGGAAGCACATCGGGCCATCGACATGA
- a CDS encoding YggS family pyridoxal phosphate-dependent enzyme: MTMIGDDLQQVKNRIERACASEGRNPAEVRLLAVSKTFGPEAVREAHGAGQRAFGENYVQEGLDKIEALSDLRAELEWHCIGPLQSNKTRPVAEHFDWVHSIDRLKIAERLSAQRPAHLPPLQVCLQVNVDGGANKSGVPPEEALPLARAVAALPHLQLRGVMAIPEPAPDFAAQRELCLRAREVYDAIRAAGIEVDTLSLGMSADLEAAVSAGSTMVRIGTAIFGGRPRKPA, encoded by the coding sequence ATGACGATGATTGGCGACGACCTCCAGCAAGTAAAGAACCGGATCGAAAGGGCCTGCGCCTCCGAGGGGCGCAACCCGGCCGAAGTCCGGCTGCTGGCGGTGTCCAAGACCTTCGGTCCGGAGGCCGTGCGCGAAGCCCACGGGGCGGGCCAGCGGGCCTTCGGCGAGAACTATGTGCAAGAAGGCCTGGACAAGATCGAGGCGCTTTCGGATCTGCGCGCGGAGCTCGAGTGGCACTGCATCGGCCCTCTGCAAAGCAACAAGACGCGGCCCGTGGCCGAGCATTTCGACTGGGTGCACAGCATCGACCGGCTCAAGATTGCCGAGCGCCTTTCGGCCCAGCGGCCGGCGCATTTGCCGCCGCTGCAGGTGTGCCTGCAGGTCAATGTGGACGGCGGCGCCAACAAGTCCGGCGTGCCTCCGGAAGAGGCTTTGCCGCTTGCGCGCGCTGTGGCGGCTTTGCCACATTTGCAGCTGCGCGGGGTCATGGCCATTCCCGAGCCGGCGCCGGATTTCGCCGCGCAGCGCGAACTGTGTTTGCGCGCACGCGAGGTTTACGACGCCATTCGGGCCGCGGGCATCGAAGTCGACACGCTTTCGCTGGGCATGAGTGCCGACCTGGAGGCGGCCGTCAGCGCGGGTAGCACGATGGTTCGCATCGGCACGGCCATCTTCGGCGGGCGCCCTCGCAAACCGGCCTGA
- a CDS encoding L-glutamate gamma-semialdehyde dehydrogenase: MHLPTPYRPEADVVSHRLASLEGALDWAAAAIAARPWVEAVRRHPPPFWAMESLLREYPISSAEGLALMRLAEALLRVPDAATAIALTADQLGRADFEGTADSTLSRLSSAAIAMSKKFLPEGDHPSGLMAKLGARTVVAATLRAVQLLGRQFVLGQTIAEAMDEARSAHRKQGALRFSYDMLGEGARTDADALRYLDSYTHAIGAIAAGADAARAPEHNDGISIKLSALHPRYEYAQHARVMRELVPRVWQLCELAAAANLNLTIDAEEVDRLELSLDVFEALAARVAAEQPQWRGFGLALQAYQTRALELIEHVTSVARKHGLRLMCRLVKGAYWDAEIKRAQELGLPHYPVFTHKHHSDISYLACARALLSAPDAIYPQFATHNAGTIAAILQMAEAAQAPFELQRLHGMGEGVYREVMKSTAAPVRVYAPVGQHKDLLAYLVRRLLENGANSSFVNQLGDEDVDIDELLMSPLWLEPSNPALPLPPALFGPPPARRNSEGVDLAVESMRAPLLAALDATAVPRVEEFDPASAPKAVAASAASFRHWRKTPVETRAATLRQAADALQRELPRFCALLVKEAFKTWGDAVAEVREAIDFLRYYADETERIMQPVALPGPTGESNELRLTARGPWVCISPWNFPLAIFMGQVAAALATGNTVLAKPAEQTPAVALEAVKLLHAAGVPADALQLLHGPGETVGAALVAAPGVAGVVFTGSTQVARIIHRALAAKDGPIVPLIAETGGINAMLVDSSALPEQVVDAVVQSAFRSAGQRCSALRLLVLHDGVADAVIEMIRGAAGELVAGDPALLSTDVGPVIDSEAADNIRRHLKRLDSEAKRLLAPASSSTDAEGNLIAPQAYEVSSIESVTSEIFGPVLQIARWGHGALSDPAEVIDRINALGYGLTLGIQTRIDSRAQALASRAHVGNIYVNRNIIGAVVGVQPFGGEGLSGTGPKAGGPHYLYRFCAEQTVTVNTTAAGGNAALLSAVA; the protein is encoded by the coding sequence ATGCACCTGCCCACCCCTTACCGCCCTGAAGCGGATGTCGTATCTCACCGGCTCGCCTCGCTCGAAGGCGCACTCGATTGGGCTGCGGCGGCCATTGCCGCTAGGCCGTGGGTGGAGGCGGTGCGCCGCCACCCGCCGCCGTTCTGGGCCATGGAAAGCCTGCTGCGCGAATACCCGATTTCCAGTGCCGAGGGCCTGGCGCTCATGCGCCTGGCCGAGGCGCTGCTTCGCGTGCCCGATGCCGCCACGGCCATTGCGCTCACGGCCGATCAGCTGGGCCGCGCCGATTTCGAAGGCACGGCCGACTCCACGCTGTCGCGCCTGTCTTCCGCCGCCATCGCGATGTCGAAGAAGTTCTTGCCCGAAGGCGACCACCCGTCCGGCCTCATGGCCAAGCTGGGCGCGCGCACGGTGGTGGCCGCCACGCTGCGTGCGGTGCAACTGCTCGGCCGCCAGTTCGTGCTGGGCCAGACCATTGCAGAGGCCATGGACGAGGCCCGCTCGGCGCACCGCAAGCAAGGCGCACTGCGCTTCAGCTACGACATGCTCGGCGAAGGCGCGCGTACCGATGCGGATGCGCTGCGCTACCTCGACAGCTACACGCACGCCATCGGCGCCATTGCGGCCGGCGCCGATGCGGCGCGTGCGCCCGAGCACAACGACGGCATTTCCATCAAGCTGAGCGCGCTGCATCCGCGCTACGAATATGCACAGCACGCGCGAGTGATGCGCGAGCTGGTGCCGCGCGTGTGGCAGCTGTGCGAGCTTGCAGCGGCTGCCAACCTCAACCTCACCATCGACGCCGAAGAGGTCGACCGGCTGGAGCTTTCGCTCGATGTGTTCGAGGCGCTGGCCGCGCGCGTGGCCGCCGAACAGCCGCAGTGGCGCGGCTTTGGCCTTGCGCTGCAGGCCTACCAGACGCGCGCGCTCGAACTCATCGAGCATGTCACGTCGGTGGCGCGCAAACACGGCTTGCGCCTGATGTGCCGGCTGGTGAAGGGCGCCTACTGGGACGCCGAGATCAAGCGTGCGCAGGAGCTCGGTCTGCCGCACTACCCGGTCTTCACGCACAAGCACCACAGCGACATCAGCTACCTGGCCTGCGCACGCGCGCTGCTTTCGGCGCCCGATGCGATCTATCCGCAGTTCGCCACGCACAACGCGGGCACCATCGCCGCCATCCTGCAAATGGCCGAGGCGGCGCAGGCACCTTTCGAACTGCAGCGCCTGCATGGCATGGGCGAGGGCGTCTACCGCGAAGTGATGAAGAGCACCGCCGCGCCGGTGCGCGTGTATGCGCCCGTGGGCCAGCACAAGGACCTGCTCGCCTACCTCGTGCGGCGCCTGCTCGAGAACGGCGCCAATTCATCGTTCGTGAACCAGCTGGGCGACGAAGACGTGGACATCGACGAGCTGCTCATGTCCCCGCTCTGGCTCGAACCATCGAATCCCGCCTTGCCGCTGCCGCCCGCGCTCTTCGGCCCGCCGCCTGCGCGGCGCAACAGCGAGGGCGTGGACCTTGCCGTCGAATCGATGCGCGCGCCGTTGCTTGCGGCACTGGATGCCACCGCCGTGCCCCGGGTCGAAGAGTTCGACCCTGCCAGCGCGCCCAAAGCCGTTGCCGCCAGTGCAGCCAGCTTTCGCCACTGGCGCAAGACGCCGGTCGAGACTCGCGCCGCCACGCTGCGCCAAGCCGCCGATGCACTGCAGCGGGAACTGCCGCGCTTCTGCGCGCTGCTGGTGAAAGAGGCGTTCAAGACCTGGGGCGATGCAGTAGCCGAAGTGCGCGAGGCCATCGACTTCTTGCGCTACTACGCGGACGAAACCGAGCGCATCATGCAGCCCGTGGCGTTGCCCGGCCCCACGGGCGAGAGCAACGAACTGCGGCTCACCGCGCGCGGTCCCTGGGTGTGCATCAGCCCGTGGAATTTTCCGTTGGCAATCTTCATGGGCCAGGTGGCGGCCGCGCTTGCCACCGGCAACACGGTGCTCGCCAAGCCGGCCGAGCAAACGCCCGCCGTCGCGCTCGAAGCCGTGAAGCTGCTGCACGCCGCCGGCGTGCCGGCCGATGCGCTGCAACTGCTGCACGGCCCGGGTGAAACGGTGGGTGCCGCGCTGGTCGCCGCGCCGGGCGTGGCAGGGGTGGTGTTCACCGGCTCGACGCAGGTGGCGCGCATCATTCACCGCGCGCTTGCCGCCAAGGACGGCCCCATCGTGCCGCTGATTGCGGAGACCGGCGGCATCAACGCGATGCTGGTCGACTCGAGCGCGCTGCCCGAGCAGGTGGTCGATGCCGTGGTGCAGAGTGCATTCCGTTCGGCTGGGCAGCGCTGCTCGGCATTGCGGCTGCTGGTGCTGCACGACGGCGTTGCGGACGCGGTGATCGAAATGATTCGCGGCGCGGCCGGGGAACTGGTGGCTGGCGACCCGGCGCTGCTGTCGACCGACGTGGGGCCGGTGATCGACAGCGAAGCGGCCGACAACATCCGGCGCCACCTGAAGCGGCTGGATTCGGAGGCCAAGCGTCTTCTTGCGCCGGCTTCTTCTTCAACGGATGCGGAAGGCAACCTGATTGCGCCGCAGGCCTACGAGGTGTCTTCCATCGAAAGCGTGACCAGCGAGATCTTCGGCCCGGTGCTGCAGATTGCGCGCTGGGGCCATGGCGCGCTGAGCGACCCCGCGGAGGTGATCGATCGCATCAACGCGCTGGGCTACGGCCTCACGCTCGGCATTCAGACCCGCATCGATTCGCGCGCCCAGGCGCTGGCCTCGCGCGCGCATGTGGGCAACATCTACGTGAACCGCAACATCATTGGCGCGGTGGTCGGTGTGCAGCCTTTCGGCGGCGAAGGGCTGAGCGGCACGGGGCCCAAGGCCGGCGGGCCGCACTACCTGTATCGGTTCTGCGCCGAGCAAACGGTCACGGTCAACACCACGGCGGCCGGCGGCAATGCCGCGTTGCTGAGCGCCGTTGCCTAG
- a CDS encoding Glu/Leu/Phe/Val family dehydrogenase encodes MSEKLSFVNPTANSPWGTYLSQVDRVVPYLGPLARWVETLKRPKRALIVDVPIEMDDGTIAHFEGYRVQHNMSRGPGKGGVRFHPDVTLEEVMALSAWMTIKTAAVNLPYGGAKGGIRVDPKKLSLQELEKITRRYTSEIGIIIGPHTDIPAPDVNTNGQIMAWMMDTYSMNVGGTATGVVTGKPLHLGGSLGRVKATGRGVFVTGREAARRLGMDLRGARIAVQGFGNVGSVAAELFAEAGAKIVAVQDHTGTIVNTNGLDLAKLIPVANKEGVVAFKGGDVVPNEAFWDTACDILIPAALEGQITAERAQKTSAKLVLEGANGPTVSQADDILAERGVLVVPDVICNAGGVTVSYFEWVQDFSSFFWDEDEINVRLDRIMMNALNQIWDTADKHKITLRTATYAVACERILMARQERGLYP; translated from the coding sequence ATGAGTGAAAAGCTCTCCTTCGTCAATCCGACCGCCAACAGCCCCTGGGGCACGTACCTCTCGCAGGTCGACCGCGTGGTGCCGTACCTCGGCCCGCTGGCCCGCTGGGTCGAAACGCTCAAGCGCCCCAAGCGCGCGCTGATCGTCGACGTGCCGATCGAGATGGACGACGGCACCATCGCCCACTTCGAGGGCTACCGCGTGCAGCACAACATGAGCCGTGGCCCGGGCAAGGGCGGCGTGCGCTTTCACCCCGACGTCACGCTCGAAGAAGTGATGGCCCTGTCGGCCTGGATGACCATCAAGACCGCCGCGGTCAACCTGCCATACGGCGGCGCCAAGGGCGGCATCCGCGTCGATCCGAAGAAGCTCTCGCTGCAAGAGCTCGAAAAGATCACCCGCCGCTACACCAGCGAGATCGGCATCATCATCGGCCCGCACACCGACATTCCCGCACCCGACGTCAACACCAATGGCCAGATCATGGCCTGGATGATGGATACGTATTCGATGAACGTGGGCGGCACCGCCACGGGCGTGGTTACCGGCAAGCCGCTGCACCTGGGCGGCTCGCTCGGCCGCGTCAAGGCCACGGGCCGCGGCGTGTTCGTTACCGGCCGCGAGGCGGCTCGCCGCCTGGGCATGGACCTGCGCGGCGCGCGCATTGCGGTGCAGGGCTTTGGCAACGTGGGCTCGGTTGCGGCCGAACTCTTTGCCGAAGCGGGCGCCAAGATCGTCGCGGTGCAGGACCACACCGGCACCATCGTCAACACCAACGGCCTCGACCTGGCAAAGCTCATTCCCGTTGCCAACAAGGAAGGCGTGGTCGCCTTCAAGGGCGGCGACGTGGTGCCGAACGAAGCCTTCTGGGACACGGCGTGCGACATCCTGATTCCGGCCGCGCTCGAAGGCCAGATCACGGCCGAGCGCGCGCAGAAGACATCGGCCAAGCTGGTGCTCGAAGGCGCCAACGGCCCTACGGTATCGCAGGCCGACGACATCCTGGCCGAACGCGGCGTGCTGGTGGTGCCCGACGTGATCTGCAACGCCGGCGGTGTCACGGTGAGCTACTTCGAATGGGTGCAGGACTTCTCGTCCTTCTTCTGGGACGAGGACGAGATCAACGTGCGGCTCGACCGCATCATGATGAACGCGCTCAACCAGATCTGGGACACGGCGGACAAGCACAAGATCACGCTGCGCACCGCCACCTACGCGGTGGCTTGCGAGCGCATCCTGATGGCTCGCCAGGAACGCGGCCTGTACCCCTGA